From a region of the Mycolicibacterium sp. MU0050 genome:
- a CDS encoding helix-turn-helix domain-containing protein, with the protein MSRPYGGRLPEARSADRRGRLVQAGIELVGTHGVSALTMRAVCREAQLSQKFFYESFTDTEQLLHEVYRTTLDDARHVIGAAAAAATDRSARTAAGVDAAARLVRTDPRVCRILLMEPIADLRLRHFVRDFLADAFGRPRTETEVGPLRAKMHYATTIGAIISLFIEWSEGNLGEDRDAFVTYVTEMLMASPVAAANAGILAP; encoded by the coding sequence ATGTCGAGGCCGTATGGCGGTCGCCTCCCAGAGGCGCGGTCCGCTGATCGCCGCGGTCGTCTGGTCCAGGCCGGCATCGAATTGGTCGGGACCCACGGCGTCTCCGCGCTGACAATGCGCGCGGTGTGCCGCGAAGCCCAACTCAGTCAGAAGTTCTTCTACGAGAGTTTCACCGACACCGAGCAATTGCTCCACGAGGTGTACCGGACCACGCTCGACGATGCGCGCCACGTCATCGGCGCGGCCGCGGCCGCGGCAACCGACCGCTCCGCCAGGACCGCAGCCGGCGTGGACGCCGCCGCGCGCCTGGTCCGTACCGACCCGCGTGTCTGCCGGATCCTGCTCATGGAACCCATCGCCGACCTCCGGCTGCGCCACTTCGTGCGGGACTTCCTGGCCGACGCATTCGGCCGTCCGCGCACCGAGACCGAGGTCGGGCCGCTGCGCGCCAAGATGCACTACGCCACCACGATCGGCGCCATCATCTCGCTGTTCATCGAATGGAGCGAAGGCAACCTGGGCGAGGATCGAGACGCCTTCGTCACCTACGTGACCGAGATGCTGATGGCCTCGCCGGTGGCCGCCGCCAACGCCGGAATCCTGGCGCCATAG
- a CDS encoding D-alanyl-D-alanine carboxypeptidase family protein gives MRRLAVALALMLFVGSAVTPPAGAETAGVQPAGSAPIPAGPAQAWIVADLDSGQVLAGRNENQHYAPASTIKVLLAQVVLDEVPLDATIVAIEDDTAVECNCAGVAPGQTYTARQLLDGLLLASGNDAANTLARMVGGEQAALAKMNAKAALAGAYGTNAGSVSGIDGPGIAMWSTPHDLAVIFRAAMNNPTFVEIAAQPTAVFPTKTGQRVLVNQNEMLGRYPGMLAGKTGYTDLARKTYVGAAARDGRRLVVVLMYGLVREGGPTYWDQASSLLDWGFGLDRGAGVGVL, from the coding sequence ATGCGCAGACTCGCGGTGGCCCTGGCCCTGATGCTCTTCGTCGGCTCCGCCGTCACCCCGCCCGCCGGCGCCGAAACCGCCGGCGTCCAACCCGCCGGTTCGGCCCCCATCCCGGCCGGGCCCGCGCAGGCCTGGATCGTCGCCGATCTCGACAGCGGGCAGGTGCTGGCCGGCCGCAACGAGAACCAGCACTACGCCCCGGCGAGCACCATCAAAGTGCTGCTGGCCCAGGTCGTCCTCGACGAGGTGCCCCTCGATGCGACGATCGTCGCCATCGAGGACGACACCGCGGTGGAGTGCAACTGCGCGGGGGTGGCCCCCGGCCAGACCTACACCGCCCGGCAGTTGCTCGACGGCCTGCTGCTGGCCTCCGGCAACGACGCAGCCAACACGCTGGCCCGGATGGTCGGCGGCGAGCAGGCCGCGCTGGCCAAGATGAACGCCAAGGCTGCGCTGGCCGGCGCCTACGGCACCAACGCGGGCAGCGTGTCCGGGATCGACGGTCCCGGTATCGCGATGTGGTCCACCCCGCACGACCTCGCGGTGATCTTCCGCGCCGCCATGAACAATCCGACGTTCGTCGAGATCGCGGCCCAGCCCACCGCGGTGTTCCCCACCAAGACCGGCCAGCGTGTCCTGGTCAACCAGAACGAGATGCTGGGCCGCTACCCCGGCATGCTGGCCGGCAAGACCGGCTACACCGACCTGGCCCGCAAGACCTACGTCGGCGCGGCCGCCCGGGACGGGCGCCGGTTGGTGGTGGTGTTGATGTACGGCCTGGTCCGGGAGGGCGGCCCGACCTACTGGGATCAGGCATCCAGCCTGCTGGACTGGGGTTTCGGCCTCGACCGCGGCGCCGGCGTCGGCGTGCTGTAG